A window of Anomalospiza imberbis isolate Cuckoo-Finch-1a 21T00152 chromosome 4, ASM3175350v1, whole genome shotgun sequence contains these coding sequences:
- the HAND2 gene encoding heart- and neural crest derivatives-expressed protein 2 — translation MSLVGGFPHHPVVHHEGYPFAAAAAAAAAAATRCGHEENPYFHGWLISSHPEMSPPDYSMALSYSPEYANGAPGMDHSHYGGVPPGNGPPGLGGPRPVKRRGTANRKERRRTQSINSAFAELRECIPNVPADTKLSKIKTLRLATSYIAYLMDLLAKDDQNGEAEAFKAEIKKTDVKEEKRKKELNEILKSTVSSNDKKTKGRTGWPQHVWALELKQ, via the exons ATGAGTCTAGTGGGCGGCTTCCCCCACCACCCGGTGGTGCACCATGAGGGCTACCCTttcgctgccgccgccgccgccgctgccgccgccgccacccGCTGTGGCCACGAGGAGAACCCCTACTTCCACGGCTGGCTCATCAGCAGCCACCCGGAGATGTCCCCCCCCGACTACAGCATGGCTCTGTCCTACAGCCCTGAGTACGCCAACGGGGCGCCGGGCATGGACCACTCCCATTACGGGGGGGTGCCGCCCGGGAACGGCCCGCCCGGGCTCGGGGGGCCCCGGCCGGTGAAACGCAGGGGCACGGCGAACCGCAAGGAGCGGCGCAGGACTCAGAGCATCAACAGCGCCTTCgcggagctgagggagtgcATCCCCAACGTGCCCGCAGACACCAAGCTCTCCAAGATCAAAACCCTCCGTCTGGCCACCAGCTACATCGCCTACCTCATGGACCTGCTGGCGAAGGACGACCAGAACGGGGAGGCGGAGGCTTTCAAGGCAGAGATCAAGAAGACAGACGtgaaggaagagaagaggaagaaagagctG AATGAAATCTTGAAAAGCACAGTTAGCAGCAACGATAAGAAAACCAAAGGGAGGACTGGCTGGCCGCAGCATGTCTGGGCTTTGGAGCTCAAGCAATGA